Sequence from the Chromatiales bacterium genome:
ACATCCGCTGATCGGCGAGCTGGAGAAGACCGCGCGTGGATTCACCGTCGGTCAGCGTCGGGCACTCGCGGAACTGATTCACGAGGTGATCGCGGGCATCATCGCGCGCTATCGCGCGCTCGCTGATTCGGGGCGCGTGGAGCTGTCCGTTACGCCCTATGCGCATCCGATCGTGCCGTTGCTGCTGGATTTCGAAACCGCGCGCGAGTCCATGCCGACCGCGCCGTTGCCGGAAGGCGAATATCCCGGTGGGGAGGCACGTGCACGCCGACACATCGAACATGGAATCGGGGTGTTCGAACAGTATTTCGGGCATCGTCCGCAGGGCTGCTGGCCTTCGGAAGGCGCGATCGATTCCGGTACCGCGCGTCTGCTCGGCGAATACGGCTTCCGCTGGGCCGCGACCGGCGAAAGCGTGCTGACGAACACACTTGGGGATGCACGCTCGAAGTATCGCGGCAAGAGCTGGCTGTATCGGCCGTGGCAGCCGGATGAAACTCCGCTGGCGATGTTCTTTCGCGACGACGGGCTTTCCGACCGCATCGGCTTTCAGTACGCGAGCTGGCATGCGGACGATGCGGTTGCCAACCTCACGCACGCACTGGCCGACATTGCCGCGCATTGCAATGATCCATCCCGGCGCGTGGTGTCGATCATTCTCGATGGCGAGAATGCCTGGGAGTACTACCCGGAAAACGCGCGCTATTTCCTGCCGGCCCTGTACAAGAGCCTCGGCGAACACCCGGCGCTGGAACTGACGACCTTCAGTTCCGCGCTGAAGACCCTCAGGACCGAAACCCTGCCCACACCGCTGGTGGCCGGCAGCTGGGTGCATGGCACGCTCGCGACCTGGATCGGCGCGTTCGACAAGAACCGCGGCTGGGATCTGCTGGTCGCGGCCAAGAAGGCCTTCGACGAGGCCTGCGAAAGTGGTCTGAAAGGCGACCGGCTGGCGGCAGCCGAACAGCAGCTCAGCGTGTGCGAGGGCTCGGACTGGTTCTGGTGGCTCGGAGACTACAATCCGGGCGAAGCGGTGAGTGATTTCGAGCGCCTGTATCGCGCGCAACTGCGCGAGCTGTACCGGCTGATCGGGGTCGAGCCGCCGGCGGCGCTCGATGCCGTGCTCTCGACCGGCACCGGCACGCCGGCGACCGGAGGCGTCATGCGAACGGGACAAGCGACCGCGTGAACGGCATTGGTACGCAGCGCCGTGCCGGCGTGCTGCTGCATCCGACTGCGCTGCCATCCGGGCGTCTCGACGGCGACGCAACGCGGTTCATCGACTGGCTCGGCGAGTGTGGCTTCGGCGTCTGGCAGATGCTGCCGCTGGGGCCACCGGTGGTCGGGCTCTCGCCATATTCATCCGCCTCTGCGTTCGCGGGGCATGCCGGCCTCGTGCCCGCCGAGTCAGCCGCACAGGCCAGTCATTCGGACATTCCGGTCGCCGATGTCTGGCTCGACGATTA
This genomic interval carries:
- a CDS encoding glycoside hydrolase, which codes for MRGSEGAAARLKVVLCWHMHQPVYRDPAGRWRQPWTYLHAIKDYSDMAAYLEAEPAARAVVNFAPVLLEQIEAYARELRAMLDGGAPVGDPLLAALSEHALPTDARPRAALIRAALRANEQRVIGRFKPFHELVALAHAALDLEAPASNACYLSDAFVHDLVVWYHLAWMGESVRRAHPLIGELEKTARGFTVGQRRALAELIHEVIAGIIARYRALADSGRVELSVTPYAHPIVPLLLDFETARESMPTAPLPEGEYPGGEARARRHIEHGIGVFEQYFGHRPQGCWPSEGAIDSGTARLLGEYGFRWAATGESVLTNTLGDARSKYRGKSWLYRPWQPDETPLAMFFRDDGLSDRIGFQYASWHADDAVANLTHALADIAAHCNDPSRRVVSIILDGENAWEYYPENARYFLPALYKSLGEHPALELTTFSSALKTLRTETLPTPLVAGSWVHGTLATWIGAFDKNRGWDLLVAAKKAFDEACESGLKGDRLAAAEQQLSVCEGSDWFWWLGDYNPGEAVSDFERLYRAQLRELYRLIGVEPPAALDAVLSTGTGTPATGGVMRTGQATA